A stretch of the Duncaniella dubosii genome encodes the following:
- a CDS encoding 30S ribosomal protein S16, translating to MATKIRLQRHGRKNYAFYPIVIADSRAPRDGKFIERIGSYNPNTNPATVTLNFERALYWVNVGAQPTDTVRTILSNEGVLLMKHLQGGVKKGAFDEAEAQRRFDAWKAQKQQSVDKLRASMADKQELDAKNRFEAEVAKNKAKAEEVAKKKAEAAAAAAEAEAAEAPAEEAPAAE from the coding sequence ATGGCAACTAAAATCAGACTGCAACGCCATGGTCGTAAGAACTATGCGTTCTATCCTATTGTAATCGCCGATAGCAGGGCACCACGAGATGGTAAATTTATTGAAAGGATAGGTTCATATAATCCGAACACTAATCCTGCTACAGTAACTTTGAACTTCGAGCGTGCTTTGTATTGGGTGAACGTTGGTGCACAGCCCACCGACACTGTCCGCACTATCCTCTCAAACGAGGGCGTACTTCTCATGAAGCACCTTCAGGGTGGCGTGAAGAAGGGTGCGTTTGACGAAGCTGAAGCTCAGCGCCGTTTCGACGCATGGAAGGCTCAGAAGCAGCAGAGCGTAGACAAACTCCGCGCCTCTATGGCCGACAAGCAGGAGCTTGACGCTAAGAACCGCTTTGAAGCAGAAGTGGCAAAGAACAAGGCTAAGGCCGAGGAAGTGGCAAAGAAGAAAGCTGAAGCCGCTGCCGCCGCTGCTGAAGCTGAGGCTGCAGAAGCTCCTGCAGAGGAAGCTCCCGCTGCTGAATAA
- a CDS encoding YqgE/AlgH family protein has protein sequence MIDFESLIFNIDIDTRCIPRPGSLLVAEPFLRERYFHHAVICLVDYEPKGSAMGIVLNNRTTYTLQDILPSVTATDAIPVYCGGPMSCDRLYFMHTLGGLIPDSREIIPGLYIGGDFDTVLSIVNDGYAVDGHIRFFLGYAVDGHIRFFLGYSGWDMEQLDGELLKNVWAVTEIPSIGRLLEGEEDSYWHNIVRAMGHKYRGWLYHPRNLHSN, from the coding sequence ATGATTGATTTTGAATCATTAATATTTAATATAGACATAGACACGAGGTGTATTCCGCGTCCCGGTTCGCTTCTTGTCGCCGAGCCTTTCCTGCGGGAAAGATATTTTCATCATGCTGTCATCTGCCTTGTCGATTATGAACCGAAGGGGTCGGCTATGGGTATAGTGCTAAATAACCGTACTACCTATACTCTTCAGGATATATTGCCCTCTGTGACTGCTACGGATGCCATCCCCGTCTATTGTGGTGGCCCGATGTCGTGCGACCGGCTTTATTTCATGCACACGCTCGGAGGCCTGATTCCTGATTCGCGTGAAATAATACCGGGATTATATATAGGTGGTGATTTTGATACGGTTCTCTCAATAGTCAATGACGGTTATGCCGTTGATGGACATATTCGGTTTTTCCTCGGTTATGCCGTTGATGGACATATTCGGTTTTTCCTCGGTTATAGCGGTTGGGATATGGAGCAGCTTGACGGAGAGCTTTTGAAAAACGTCTGGGCTGTGACAGAAATACCTTCGATTGGCCGGTTGCTTGAGGGAGAGGAGGATTCTTATTGGCACAATATTGTCCGTGCGATGGGTCACAAATACAGGGGATGGCTTTATCATCCGCGCAATCTGCATTCGAACTGA
- the miaB gene encoding tRNA (N6-isopentenyl adenosine(37)-C2)-methylthiotransferase MiaB, translating to MSISRKLNIETYGCQMNVADSEVVASVMETVGYDIVPTVEEADAVLINTCSIRDNAEQKIISRLAYLASLRRKRPKDAPRLIIGVIGCMAERVREELVSRHGVDLVAGPDSYLDLPNLFASVEAGEKAVNVELSTTETYRDIIPARITGNPVSGFISIMRGCNNFCSYCIVPYTRGRERSRSAESILAELADLRARGFKEATLLGQNVNSYRYVAPDGREIDFPALLAMVAEAAPDMRIRFTTSHPKDMSDETIAVIASYENLCNHIHLPVQSGSDKVLKAMNRKYTREWYLGRIAAIRRAIPDCGISTDLFTGFHDETEEDFQETLSLMREVGFDSSFMFKYSERPGTLAARTMPDNVAEEVKIDRLNRMIALQNELSRESNAKDVGKTFDVLVEGVSKRSKEQFVGRNQQNKTLVFPRGGYRVGDTVKVKVVDSSSATLIGELA from the coding sequence ATGAGCATATCACGCAAATTAAACATAGAAACCTACGGCTGCCAGATGAATGTGGCCGACAGTGAAGTCGTGGCTTCCGTCATGGAGACGGTGGGATATGACATTGTGCCTACGGTCGAAGAAGCTGACGCGGTGCTTATCAATACATGTTCGATCCGCGACAATGCGGAACAGAAAATCATTTCGCGTCTCGCCTATCTTGCATCACTCCGACGCAAACGGCCGAAAGACGCTCCAAGACTGATTATCGGTGTGATAGGCTGCATGGCCGAGCGTGTCCGCGAAGAGCTTGTAAGCCGTCACGGGGTTGATCTTGTAGCAGGGCCTGATTCATATCTCGACCTTCCAAACCTGTTTGCTTCTGTCGAAGCCGGAGAGAAGGCTGTCAACGTCGAACTGAGCACCACAGAAACCTATCGTGACATCATTCCGGCCCGTATCACAGGCAATCCTGTCTCCGGATTTATCAGCATAATGCGTGGATGCAATAATTTCTGTTCCTACTGCATCGTCCCCTATACGCGAGGACGTGAGCGTTCGCGCAGTGCCGAGAGCATTCTTGCAGAGCTTGCGGATCTCCGTGCGCGTGGATTTAAGGAGGCTACTCTGCTTGGTCAGAACGTCAACAGCTATCGCTACGTTGCTCCTGACGGACGCGAGATTGATTTCCCGGCTCTTCTTGCAATGGTGGCTGAGGCTGCTCCGGATATGCGTATACGTTTTACGACATCGCATCCAAAGGATATGAGCGACGAGACAATTGCTGTGATAGCGTCTTACGAAAATCTCTGTAATCACATCCATCTCCCCGTCCAATCCGGGTCAGACAAGGTGCTCAAGGCAATGAACAGAAAATATACGCGCGAATGGTATCTCGGGCGTATAGCAGCAATCCGCCGGGCGATTCCCGACTGCGGTATTTCAACCGACCTGTTCACCGGCTTCCATGATGAGACGGAAGAGGATTTTCAGGAGACACTTTCGCTTATGCGTGAGGTCGGGTTTGATTCATCGTTTATGTTCAAATATTCTGAGCGTCCGGGGACACTTGCGGCGCGCACGATGCCCGACAATGTGGCTGAGGAAGTGAAAATCGACCGCCTGAACCGAATGATAGCACTACAAAACGAGCTGTCGCGTGAAAGCAATGCAAAAGATGTCGGCAAGACATTCGATGTGCTTGTCGAAGGAGTGTCGAAACGCTCTAAGGAACAGTTTGTCGGACGTAATCAGCAAAACAAAACTCTTGTGTTTCCCCGTGGGGGCTATCGTGTCGGAGATACCGTAAAAGTCAAGGTGGTGGATTCATCGTCGGCGACTCTCATCGGAGAGCTTGCATGA
- a CDS encoding succinate CoA transferase, giving the protein MKFPILTPEEAAELFFNDAKCGFSGFTAPGSPKVVTQAIAAKAEKLHAQGEPFKINIITGASTSDNCDGVLARANAIGKRTPYQNHPDLRKRINAHDAHYFDLHLSEAAQKLRYGFFGDKLDLAIIEVSDIQDDGTVVVGTGVGNVPTIAEKADKIIIELNEKLRHALYGLHDIYLPLDPPHRTEIPIFKPSDRIGSPVLKINPDKIVGVVMSDHYEGVKAFTPLDDTTKQIGANVCKFLMSELHAGRIPASFLPLQSGVGNVANAVLYGLADAKEIPPFEMYTEVMQDAVIDLMKKGRCKFGSSCSLTVSNEVEDEVIDNIEFFKEHLVLRPSEISNNPEVIRRLGVIAMNTALEADIFGNINSTHVTGTKMMNGIGGSGDFTRNAYISIFSCPSITKEGKISNIVPMVSHVDHTEHSVDIIVTDQGIADLRGLDPVERAHVIIDNCAHPIYRELLRDYLKLSTHGGQTPHTLHASLAFHTEFLSSGDMRNVDWSKFA; this is encoded by the coding sequence ATGAAATTCCCCATCCTGACTCCCGAAGAGGCAGCTGAATTGTTCTTCAACGATGCCAAATGCGGATTTTCCGGTTTTACCGCTCCCGGTTCACCAAAAGTTGTCACACAAGCCATAGCCGCGAAGGCTGAAAAGCTACACGCTCAAGGCGAGCCATTCAAAATCAACATTATCACCGGAGCTTCTACCAGCGACAATTGCGACGGAGTGCTTGCTCGCGCCAATGCAATCGGCAAACGCACTCCCTATCAGAACCATCCTGACCTGCGTAAACGAATCAACGCCCACGACGCTCATTATTTCGATCTTCACCTTTCAGAAGCCGCACAGAAACTCCGCTACGGATTCTTCGGCGACAAACTCGACCTGGCCATCATCGAAGTCAGCGACATTCAGGATGACGGAACAGTGGTTGTCGGGACAGGTGTCGGCAACGTCCCCACCATCGCAGAGAAGGCCGACAAAATCATCATCGAGCTTAACGAAAAACTTCGCCATGCACTCTATGGCCTCCATGACATATATCTCCCCCTCGATCCTCCTCACCGCACCGAAATACCTATCTTCAAGCCGAGCGACCGCATCGGCTCTCCGGTGTTGAAAATCAATCCCGACAAGATTGTCGGAGTAGTCATGAGCGACCACTACGAAGGTGTAAAGGCATTCACTCCACTTGACGATACCACCAAACAGATCGGTGCCAATGTCTGCAAGTTCCTCATGTCCGAACTCCACGCCGGACGCATCCCAGCGTCTTTCCTTCCTCTCCAGTCAGGTGTAGGCAACGTAGCAAATGCCGTTCTCTACGGTCTCGCAGACGCCAAGGAAATTCCCCCATTCGAAATGTATACCGAAGTGATGCAGGACGCTGTCATCGACCTTATGAAAAAAGGCCGTTGCAAATTCGGTTCGTCATGCTCTCTCACCGTCAGCAACGAAGTTGAGGACGAGGTGATCGACAATATCGAATTCTTCAAGGAACATCTTGTGCTCCGCCCCTCTGAAATATCAAATAACCCCGAAGTAATCCGCCGACTCGGTGTCATCGCAATGAACACCGCTCTCGAAGCCGACATATTCGGCAACATCAACTCGACCCATGTGACAGGCACAAAGATGATGAACGGCATCGGTGGTTCAGGCGACTTCACCCGCAACGCTTACATCTCAATCTTCTCCTGCCCCTCTATCACAAAGGAAGGAAAGATTTCAAATATCGTCCCGATGGTGTCGCATGTCGACCACACCGAACATTCGGTAGACATCATCGTAACTGACCAAGGCATAGCCGACCTCCGAGGTCTTGATCCGGTGGAACGCGCACACGTGATCATCGATAACTGTGCACATCCGATTTACCGCGAACTGCTCCGCGACTACCTCAAGCTGAGCACTCACGGAGGCCAGACCCCCCACACTCTCCACGCATCGCTCGCATTCCACACAGAGTTCCTCTCGTCGGGCGACATGCGTAACGTTGACTGGTCAAAATTCGCATAA
- a CDS encoding gliding motility protein GldB-related protein — MKKQQVSTYIIYMPLLCLFILAGLAGASVLTGCSSAGSDPSVKVGRLDHVFRDGWPLADGFIAPAEALFKVSGYGSLNDSTYTAYMSNPSVRIHETAVDSLWENTDRLESQLGTVKAHYARLFHDKSFPSVYAVISPFRQSVFTVDTFLYVGLNHYLGENYPPYGYFPDYLRVRKIPARVIPDIVETLLHRDFPYAPEGDYPTVLSRILYEGVLVEAVMQIGGVSEQTALGYDDRQMEWLNKNEHKLWGEIVGRKYLFSSDRQLASSLISPAPFTSVVGPEVPGMAGRFIGHRIIASLLDNRAVALSELLSPSFYESLTALAESKYK, encoded by the coding sequence ATGAAGAAACAGCAAGTCTCCACCTATATAATATATATGCCACTGTTATGTCTATTTATTCTTGCCGGGCTGGCAGGAGCGTCAGTATTGACCGGTTGTTCATCTGCCGGTTCTGACCCATCCGTCAAGGTCGGACGTCTTGACCATGTGTTCCGCGATGGATGGCCTTTGGCCGACGGATTTATTGCCCCGGCCGAAGCGTTATTCAAAGTGTCGGGCTATGGCAGTCTGAATGATTCGACATATACTGCATATATGTCGAATCCGTCAGTGAGAATACATGAGACTGCCGTAGATTCACTGTGGGAAAATACAGACAGGCTTGAATCGCAGCTCGGGACGGTGAAAGCTCACTATGCAAGGCTTTTTCATGATAAGAGTTTTCCGTCGGTCTATGCCGTCATATCTCCGTTCAGACAGTCGGTTTTTACGGTCGATACTTTTTTGTATGTAGGTCTCAATCACTATCTTGGAGAGAATTATCCTCCGTATGGATATTTCCCGGACTACCTGCGTGTGCGCAAGATTCCTGCGCGTGTCATTCCGGATATTGTCGAGACATTGCTGCATCGTGATTTCCCATACGCGCCGGAAGGTGATTATCCGACTGTGCTGTCCCGGATTCTATATGAAGGGGTGCTTGTCGAGGCCGTTATGCAGATTGGCGGGGTCAGCGAGCAGACGGCACTCGGCTATGACGATCGGCAGATGGAATGGCTTAACAAAAACGAGCATAAGCTGTGGGGAGAAATTGTGGGCCGTAAATATCTTTTCAGCAGTGATCGGCAACTTGCGTCGTCGCTGATATCGCCGGCTCCTTTCACTTCTGTAGTCGGGCCGGAAGTCCCGGGGATGGCAGGCCGGTTCATAGGTCACCGTATCATAGCGTCGCTTCTCGATAACCGTGCCGTGGCTCTCTCCGAGCTTCTGTCTCCATCGTTCTACGAGTCTCTTACAGCCTTGGCCGAGTCGAAATATAAGTGA
- a CDS encoding N-acetylmuramoyl-L-alanine amidase family protein encodes MSLTRIIRLFIIIMLLPVVSRAETDREFIVMIDPGHGGKDAGALGRRTNEKTVNLAVAKKLRKLIESDMKNARVEMTRDGDFFVPLKGRSEMANRKHADIFVSIHANSIDKKSPLHNTINGAAVYTLGLRKSDTNLSLAMRENEVIKLEPDYTTTYEGFDPSSAESYIAFEMMQLTNMDQSIALAEAVQNELVRTAGRKNNGVRQEPFWVLVGTTMPAILVELDFICNPAMEKFMASESGQQKLALAIFRGIERYRKNTVKSVDKASPTTSDIRKAERQTAQREIEADKKAATVEKKTRTDITPTKGQIIYKIQFLTSPTKLRNKDSRLKGLSPIDFYKDGGSFKYTYGTYRTQPDAASDLKKIKKRFPDAFIIRTRDGKRIK; translated from the coding sequence ATGTCACTGACACGTATCATACGACTATTTATCATCATTATGCTCCTGCCTGTTGTCTCCCGCGCCGAGACCGACAGGGAATTTATCGTAATGATTGATCCGGGCCACGGAGGCAAGGATGCCGGAGCGCTCGGCCGACGGACCAACGAAAAGACCGTCAACCTTGCGGTAGCAAAGAAACTGCGCAAACTCATCGAATCAGACATGAAAAATGCCAGAGTCGAAATGACCCGAGACGGCGATTTCTTCGTTCCGCTAAAAGGCCGCTCGGAAATGGCCAACCGTAAACACGCCGACATCTTCGTGTCAATCCACGCCAATTCCATTGACAAGAAATCGCCCCTACACAACACAATCAATGGTGCGGCCGTCTATACTCTCGGATTACGCAAAAGCGACACTAACCTGAGCCTTGCCATGCGAGAGAATGAAGTGATAAAGCTCGAGCCTGACTACACTACCACCTATGAAGGCTTCGATCCTTCATCGGCCGAAAGCTATATAGCCTTCGAGATGATGCAGCTCACCAACATGGACCAGAGCATCGCACTCGCCGAGGCGGTTCAGAATGAGCTTGTGCGCACAGCCGGTCGCAAGAACAACGGTGTACGCCAAGAACCGTTCTGGGTGCTTGTCGGCACAACCATGCCTGCAATTCTTGTCGAGCTTGATTTTATCTGCAACCCGGCCATGGAAAAATTCATGGCTTCCGAAAGCGGACAGCAGAAACTTGCCCTTGCAATCTTCCGTGGCATCGAACGCTACCGCAAAAACACCGTCAAGTCTGTCGACAAGGCATCGCCTACCACAAGCGACATACGCAAGGCCGAGCGCCAGACAGCCCAACGAGAAATCGAAGCCGACAAAAAAGCTGCCACTGTTGAAAAGAAGACACGGACAGACATCACTCCGACCAAAGGGCAGATAATATATAAAATCCAGTTTCTCACCTCTCCGACCAAACTCAGAAACAAGGATTCAAGACTCAAAGGACTGTCTCCGATTGATTTCTATAAAGACGGAGGGTCGTTCAAATACACCTACGGCACATACCGCACGCAACCCGACGCGGCTTCCGACCTAAAAAAAATAAAGAAGCGCTTTCCCGACGCGTTCATCATCAGAACCCGCGACGGCAAACGAATCAAATAG
- a CDS encoding MlaD family protein, with product MKKLLSKELIIGASVLLSLLILFFGIDYLKGINVFKSANYYYASYTNVAGLTQSAPVTLNGYKIGLVREINYEYDNPGHVLVEISLDKQLKVPIGTKAAIVTDMLGTSSIELRMAPGTQYYEVGAKLEGETTGGMVDKLSSELMPSIMTIAPHIDSLVVALTAVTTDPALISSIKRLDNIMANLEVSTNNLNSAMKGVPMLINNANGTMSNVKEISANLTQISSALAVLSEDLKDMPLDSTMRNINRITSHLDLATEQLNSTNSTLGLLLNDPSLYHNLNNCAADVDTLLLDIKKQPKRYIPPIKIF from the coding sequence ATGAAAAAACTACTATCTAAGGAACTGATCATCGGAGCAAGCGTATTGCTATCGCTGCTAATCCTCTTCTTCGGAATTGACTATCTGAAGGGAATCAACGTGTTCAAGTCGGCTAACTACTACTACGCATCCTACACCAATGTGGCCGGCCTTACACAGTCTGCCCCCGTGACGCTCAACGGCTACAAAATCGGCCTCGTCCGCGAAATAAACTATGAGTATGACAATCCGGGTCATGTACTCGTGGAAATCAGCCTCGACAAGCAGCTTAAAGTACCCATAGGCACAAAGGCCGCCATTGTCACCGACATGCTCGGAACCTCAAGCATCGAACTGCGCATGGCTCCCGGAACTCAATATTATGAAGTCGGCGCTAAGCTCGAAGGCGAGACCACAGGAGGAATGGTCGACAAACTCAGCTCGGAACTGATGCCGTCGATCATGACCATCGCTCCTCACATCGACTCACTTGTCGTGGCTCTCACAGCAGTCACTACCGATCCCGCTCTTATCAGTTCAATCAAGCGCCTCGACAATATCATGGCTAATCTTGAGGTGTCGACAAACAATCTCAACTCAGCCATGAAGGGTGTCCCAATGCTAATCAACAATGCTAATGGAACAATGTCGAATGTCAAGGAGATTTCAGCCAATCTGACACAGATTTCATCGGCTCTCGCCGTGCTTTCCGAAGACCTGAAGGATATGCCCCTCGACTCGACCATGCGCAACATCAACCGCATCACTTCGCATCTCGATCTCGCGACCGAACAGCTTAACTCAACCAATTCGACCCTCGGTCTGCTTCTCAACGACCCGTCGCTCTACCACAACCTCAACAATTGTGCTGCGGATGTCGACACTCTCCTTCTCGACATCAAAAAGCAGCCCAAACGCTACATCCCACCGATTAAAATATTTTAA
- a CDS encoding Crp/Fnr family transcriptional regulator, with product MHENFNTYYDNIDHSFWRNLCVEEGAICQFSKGEEFISAGEVARYIGYIKSGALKYVAYSADGTEHVVGLEFAGGFVADFPFSLLGEKSRISIVAVTNCEIFCIPTKDVETRLETDESLRDIVAATNVALFDTLYDRYISLHTKNAQKRYDELITKHSDLFAIFPLKDIASFLNITPTHLSRLRKSD from the coding sequence ATGCACGAGAACTTCAATACATATTATGACAACATCGACCATTCCTTCTGGCGTAATCTTTGCGTAGAAGAAGGTGCGATATGTCAATTCTCAAAAGGAGAAGAATTCATATCAGCCGGCGAAGTGGCCCGGTATATCGGATATATCAAAAGCGGAGCGTTAAAATATGTCGCATATTCAGCCGATGGTACTGAGCATGTTGTCGGTCTTGAATTTGCCGGAGGATTCGTCGCTGACTTCCCCTTTTCATTGCTCGGCGAAAAGTCGCGCATATCAATTGTTGCAGTCACAAACTGTGAGATATTCTGCATACCGACCAAGGATGTTGAAACACGGTTGGAGACCGACGAATCACTGCGCGACATTGTAGCAGCCACAAATGTTGCTCTTTTCGACACTCTCTATGACCGCTATATAAGCCTTCACACAAAGAATGCGCAGAAACGATACGACGAACTCATCACAAAACATTCCGATCTATTCGCGATATTCCCTCTCAAGGACATCGCATCATTCCTCAACATCACTCCAACCCATTTAAGTCGTCTCAGAAAATCAGACTAA
- a CDS encoding TonB-dependent receptor — MNHRIIISYLSGIIALSTMAETVISGKIKTADGSPADLVTIVAYPSNSPKNILTSAFTDENGCFEITVNHGCDSLLLKASGIEIAPIQITVPNRSGSHDIKVEKRTVELKEVVVRSKKVYSQGDTINYNVASFLSQTDQSVADVLRKMPGITVSDAGQVSYQGKPIKNFYIEGLDLMKGHYGIATNNIDPNNIATVQVLENHQDIKALKGLRPEEQASINLRLKEGVKGVFNLIATLGGGYGDEGLWNNSAIATYFRRNSQFLATYKGNNTGEDLSQELYSFDNDYSRTNNISSISMPSAPGIDKRFYYFNRSHNATFNNVYRVGKSGEFGINAAYLNDRDTRQSYSSTTNYLPDGGMNTVDETMYGIARMQKAYGDFTYMNNGNENYLKEQLKFDWSTTDAESRILAEGDKISQTGKTDTYRLLNKFHATHRNYADRGFEISSLINVEKRPHSLSVSPNLFTELIPGGMLYQHVDFRNISTENSAGLLSAFKIGNFTLHPSAIVNYHHNSLESRLDAVGNNLALDHLDAGMGAEIMFSARKIHASLYMPMKYRLFLLNNRLDDNITDKNRLRVEPSLNFSYKLNSSHNLKASAMLNYMTPSIETLYSGHILTSYRQLSAYDVAGLYEGMNQHYSLGYDFKNILSMSFAGAEVYWNRQSPEVLYGSYYDGMVQHTISRRTKETGDMLSAKIHASQGFDWRRLKIGASVTYSYYDSPLLIQDEVLRYYGNSIGVNADLSLTPFKWLGVTYQGNYSQSATQQKGYDRFPWLRTVTNKASLDFTIPGGVTLTTSLYHYYNNFNDGDKSFLLLNTEAKYTIKRFSFMLSCDNLLNRKSYIYSNLSALTESKAIYNIRARSVLLKIRCRIF; from the coding sequence ATGAACCATCGTATCATCATATCCTACCTGTCCGGCATAATTGCCCTTTCAACAATGGCCGAGACGGTTATCAGCGGAAAGATAAAAACCGCCGATGGCAGCCCTGCGGATTTGGTCACAATCGTCGCTTATCCATCAAACTCTCCAAAAAACATACTGACCTCGGCTTTCACTGATGAAAACGGCTGCTTTGAAATAACCGTCAACCACGGTTGCGACAGTCTCCTTCTGAAAGCGTCGGGGATTGAAATCGCACCCATCCAGATTACAGTCCCCAACCGCAGCGGCAGCCATGACATCAAAGTCGAAAAACGCACCGTAGAGCTTAAGGAAGTGGTCGTGAGATCAAAGAAAGTCTATTCGCAAGGCGACACTATCAACTATAACGTAGCGTCGTTCCTCTCTCAGACCGACCAATCGGTTGCCGATGTGCTTCGAAAAATGCCGGGCATCACCGTTTCGGATGCCGGACAGGTGTCCTATCAGGGCAAGCCTATCAAAAATTTTTATATAGAAGGACTTGACCTAATGAAAGGGCATTACGGTATAGCCACAAACAATATCGACCCCAACAACATCGCAACCGTGCAGGTGCTTGAAAACCATCAGGACATAAAGGCACTCAAAGGACTGCGCCCTGAAGAGCAGGCATCCATCAACCTGAGGCTCAAAGAAGGAGTCAAGGGCGTGTTCAACCTTATTGCAACACTCGGAGGCGGCTACGGCGACGAAGGACTCTGGAACAACTCCGCGATAGCAACGTATTTCCGACGCAACAGCCAGTTTCTTGCTACATACAAAGGTAATAACACCGGCGAGGATTTATCGCAGGAACTCTATTCCTTCGATAATGATTATTCACGCACAAACAACATTTCGTCGATATCCATGCCGTCAGCTCCCGGTATCGACAAGCGATTCTACTATTTCAACCGCTCGCACAACGCCACATTCAACAATGTATATCGTGTAGGCAAGTCCGGCGAGTTCGGTATCAACGCCGCTTATCTGAACGACCGCGACACGAGACAAAGCTATTCATCGACTACCAATTATCTGCCTGACGGCGGAATGAACACCGTTGACGAAACAATGTATGGAATCGCACGAATGCAGAAAGCATACGGTGATTTTACATATATGAACAACGGAAATGAAAACTATCTCAAAGAGCAGCTGAAGTTTGACTGGAGCACAACCGACGCCGAAAGCAGAATTCTTGCCGAAGGCGACAAAATCAGTCAGACAGGAAAAACTGATACATACCGCCTTCTGAACAAATTCCATGCAACACACCGCAATTACGCCGACCGTGGATTTGAGATCTCATCGCTTATCAACGTGGAAAAACGTCCCCACAGTCTTTCGGTATCGCCCAATCTGTTCACAGAACTGATACCCGGAGGTATGCTGTATCAGCACGTGGATTTCAGAAACATATCCACGGAAAACAGTGCCGGATTACTTTCGGCCTTCAAAATCGGCAATTTCACCCTCCACCCGTCAGCGATAGTCAACTACCACCACAATTCACTCGAAAGCCGTCTTGATGCCGTCGGCAACAATCTCGCTCTCGATCATCTCGATGCAGGCATGGGGGCTGAAATAATGTTCAGCGCTCGAAAAATCCATGCCTCGCTATATATGCCGATGAAATACAGACTATTCCTGTTAAACAACAGACTTGACGACAACATTACCGACAAAAATCGTTTACGCGTCGAGCCGTCGCTCAACTTCTCCTACAAATTAAACAGCAGCCATAACCTCAAAGCATCGGCAATGCTGAACTATATGACACCATCGATTGAAACTCTATATTCGGGTCACATACTGACATCTTACCGTCAGTTGTCGGCTTACGATGTGGCAGGGCTTTACGAGGGTATGAATCAGCACTACTCTTTAGGATATGATTTCAAAAATATTCTTTCAATGAGCTTTGCCGGAGCGGAGGTTTATTGGAACAGACAATCGCCCGAAGTGCTTTACGGTTCGTACTATGACGGGATGGTCCAGCATACCATCAGCAGACGTACAAAAGAAACGGGCGATATGCTTTCGGCTAAAATCCATGCAAGTCAGGGATTTGACTGGCGACGGCTGAAAATCGGAGCCTCGGTTACATACTCCTATTACGACAGTCCGTTGCTCATTCAGGACGAGGTGTTGCGCTACTACGGCAACAGCATAGGAGTGAACGCCGACCTCAGCCTGACACCGTTCAAATGGCTGGGTGTGACTTATCAAGGCAATTATTCACAGTCGGCGACACAGCAGAAAGGCTACGACAGATTTCCGTGGCTGCGCACTGTAACGAACAAGGCTTCTCTCGACTTTACGATTCCCGGAGGTGTTACACTGACCACATCGCTCTACCATTACTACAACAATTTCAACGACGGTGACAAGTCTTTCCTTCTGCTCAACACCGAGGCGAAGTACACCATAAAGCGTTTCAGTTTTATGCTGTCATGCGACAACCTGCTAAACCGAAAATCGTATATCTACTCTAACCTGTCAGCTCTAACTGAGTCAAAGGCAATCTACAACATACGCGCTCGCAGTGTGTTACTCAAAATCCGATGCAGAATATTCTAA